From Acanthopagrus latus isolate v.2019 chromosome 22, fAcaLat1.1, whole genome shotgun sequence, the proteins below share one genomic window:
- the il17a/f3 gene encoding interleukin 17a/f3 has protein sequence MALVFRALLVLGLATLLHAGRRGQTISVKLGRGTGLRGRTVRLHLDPSVQTQISSTTNSDIADMSLTPWTYRESCEPARLPQQISHAQCLTSGCLSLQGGAEDAALEAQPIYYQALVLHRVQRLSERGGRKLRRSYSFRLKTERIPVGCTCVRPSVVLQQ, from the exons ATGGCGCTG GTTTTCAGAGCTTTGCTGGTGCTCGGCCTCGCCACGCTGCTGCACGCTGGCAGGAGAGGCCAGACGATCTCGGTGAAACTGGGCCGGGGAACCGGACTGAGGGGCAGGACGGTGAGACTGCACCTGGACCCGTCGGTGCAAACTCAGATCAGCAGCACGACCAACTCAGACATCGCCGACATGTCTCTGACGCCGTGGACGTACAG AGAATCCTGTGAGCCAGCTCGCCTGCCGCAGCAGATCTCTCACGCTCAGTGTTTGACCTCCGGCTGTCTGAGCCTGCAGGGTGGAGCAGAGGATGCAGCTCTGGAGGCTCAACCCATCTACTACCAGGCCCTGGTCCTCCACAG AGTCCAGAGGCtcagtgagagaggagggaggaagctCAGGAGGAGCTACAGCTTCCGGCTGAAGACGGAGAGGATCCCAGTGGGCTGCACCTGTGTGAGGCCCAGCGTCGTcctgcagcagtga
- the stmn4 gene encoding stathmin-4 produces the protein MTLAAYKEKVKELPLVSLFCACLNPQTADKPTYKAEDAVDLGWCVIKDVEVIELNKRASGQAFEVILKPPSFDGVPDLNTSMPQRRDPSLEEIQKKLEAAEERRKCQEAELLKHLAEKREHEREVIQKAFEENNNFIKHAKEKLEQKMEANKENREALLAAMLERLQEKDKHAEEVRKNKELKEEACR, from the exons ATGACTCTGGCAG ccTACAAAGAGAAGGTCAAAGAGCTCCCCCTGGTGTCTCTGTTCTGCGCCTGCCTGAACCCACAGACTGCAGATAAACCTACGTACAAGGCAGAAG ATGCGGTGGACCTCGGCTGGTGCGTCATCAAAGACGTGGAGGTGATCGAGCTGAACAAGCGGGCGTCCGGCCAGGCCTTCGAGGTCATCCTCAAGCCTCCGTCCTTTGACGGCGTGCCAGACCTGAACACCTCCATGCCGCAGCGCCGTGACCCATCTCTGGAGGAGAtccagaagaagctggaggCCGCAGAGGAGAGGCGGAAG TGCCAGGAGGCCGAGCTGCTGAAGCACCTGGCAGAGAAGAGGGAGCACGAGCGCGAGGTGATCCAGAAGGCCTTCGAGGAGAACAACAACTTCATCAAGCACGCcaaggagaagctggagcagaagatGGAGGCCAACAAGGAGAACCGGGAGGCCCTGCTGGCCGCCATGCtggagaggctgcaggagaag gacaaacatgcagaggaagtgaggaagaacaaggagctgaaggaggaagCCTGCcggtag